The segment ACTCTACATGTGAAAGATTTGTTcgtttttctattaaattcaatcgaaagtgaaaaaaaattaatgttaatttgcgaacgaaaaaaactaatttgattacttttataaatttgtcgCAAAATATCAATATTGCGAGATTAtaatagaattatttaattaccaaaaataatattttcttttaatttttcaatataagaTTGTGGTTGTCTTATACCATAGttcatcataaatatttcacgATATTTTTCTTAGTTTACCATAAAGgtgtcaaaaaagttttagtattatttttatcagaaatcaCCATTGCGCGTCAATTGCTTATCTTTTCTCTATTTTATCACGGTTTTTGATTCATGACAGTtcgagaatttattaaattaccttGAAACTAAAGCTTAAATTTGATTGCAACGCATGGCTGTTGTTACCTTATTCGTATGTGTATCGAGGTCGTTTTGTGTTGAGATTTGGTGAATCCATGTTTACGTCCAACGGACTAGCTGGACGTTTGCAATGACGCGCAATCTCGCCAGCAACAAACGCATACAACTCTGGTCGTGCTCTTTTAAGATaacagaaaacaaaaataaataagggtTGTTGTTATGTGAAAGTCATCTGACACTTACCTGGATCGCAAAGCTAAGGCTTCTTTGAAAGTGTGCAAATCAGCGGATTCTCCGTTTGCTACTGATTGTGAGTTTTCGGTGGCGTTATTCTGAAGACACTGTTGACCACAAATTGgtaatttatcatcattagAACTACTGTGATTGTGTGATTCAGGTTTTGGAGATAAGctgtaatttaataatagaaaaaatcttatattaGCAAGCAGATTTAATtgtaatatgtttttttaacaaaagttaatttcgtCACTTGCCGGTAATAACAAATTTCTCaccaaataaattacataaatacATATACCTCAAATACACCTAATAACTCATAACTTTTATGTTGCTCCTGCGATTCCACaattcaaaatcatttttggttattttaaTGATCAATTTGTCATgatttttctactttaaaataattttttagtcaatAACAAGCGCACTTGTGAAAGTAGATTGCAAAAAGAAAGAGTGACGTATTCGCATGAATTTAAACTAATCAATTATCAAATATGATTGTAACCATCTTATAACAAGACCTTTTCGTATTTGacagattaaataaaatattttgtaaactaTCATAATGTCCCTACCGAAATGACCATTGGAAATTTTCGATCTGGTCTGAAGCTGCGgacaacaattatttttttctatattatatgcatataattatttataatttataattacttgtatataatttgtatattatatgtatataatatacatataatttttatataaaaattttttatactaaatatcaaaaatatgagaaaaaaagttcaaattgtataaattaaacaaaaacactcttattgaattattttacatcGATTAAtggtataatttttgatatttagtatgaaaaaaaatttagatacataaaaattatatgcatattatatacatattaCATGCAGATAATATACGAATTATAtacaaataatattcaaattatatacatataacATACATATAGGTAATATAGAAAACATAATTTTGTCCGCCACATGATTAAAGATCAAtcagatttgataaaaaaaaagaagatgctCAAATATACCTATGttcatttatttgaatatcaaATATCTAGACTATGACTCTACAAAAAGGCTTTTACGAACTTTGATCTCAATATGTAGTTTTTGTTGGTCTGGTCCGAAAATTTTGtgccagaaattttttttcgtcatttaggccgctccaaatgaaactcaatagttttgtccaaaatttttgaaataaaaatggggggggcaaaaaaaaaaaaaatttgaaatactttttttcatacaaaatacgaaatttttcaaaaatttttgatcgttaataaatattattattgttttgagttttttacattgatatttgtgtattaaaaattgatttaaaacaaaattaattaaaattgaaaaaaattaatatcataaaaataactgtcaaaatttttttgaaaaaaaaaaaattcaataattttcatgaaaattaatttttaaagaaaattttatgtcaaaatacgatttttaatacaaaagttactaaaaattgaaaaattttattgaaaattttttaaaaaattatgaaaatacaccaaaaatcggaaatttttgatgaaatttttaacttttttttttattttgccccattggattttcgaaaataaaatggggcatcggacaaaactattgagtttcatttggagcggctttAATACATCTTTGTCGATagttctaacattttttcaatagacTCTTACAAAATGGGTCTTTTTTATGCaccatgaaaaaattagtatatggaacatatactacaaaaaatattaatttgaaaagattATGTCTTATCTACTGGACTTACCGCAACTGATGCAGTCGTGTACTGTTATTATTGATTCCTGTGTGATTGTAATGATGGTGGTGGCTATGGTTTTGTTGCAAGGGGGCTGCTGGTGGCCACATGAATGCCACTTGATGATTGTGACCCGTTGTGTGTTGCATGTTGCTAAAGTTGCTACTATTGTTCAACTGGTGGTGATGATGATGCGCAGATGGCAATGGCTTCCCAGCAAGGTATGCTAAGAGATCGTCACGTCGTATGTATCGTCGTTTCTTGCTACGTGCCCACTCTGCAATTTCCTTATTGCGTCTTTGGTATCCAACCTGAATAGCTAAATCATTGGAACGTTTCATTCCATCACAGGATTctacgaaataaatttaatttcattaaaactctcctaatttcaattaaaattctctctcTTTACCTTTATACAGTTTTGTCACTGTACCAGCGGCAGTTTGAAAGGGTAACCAACAGCTTGCAGTAGGCTCATTAGTCAATTGTCGATctgaaagcaataaaaatgaaaatgtagtgaatatttttcttttactcgCAACGACGTGAAAACTGCATCCAATTACGCATCGAAACGAATTCACACACACATATCGTTGCACAATACACAATAGCTACTACCTAATACTGCTCACAAATAAGAACGAAgagaaaatacaaataaaaatgtacgACGTCATTAATtccaatataatttattatcctGTTTTGGCTggtgttcaaaatatttatgttccCTTTTGTATTCTCGACGCAAATGCATGCCGTTTTTGCTCGAGACTGTCTCTAATTTGGGCAAATTTTGATCGATTTACGTATTGTTTACGTTAATGACGACTAaccaaaaatgaaagaaaaaaaaacaaaaatggcagaaacatttttttccgagTGGAGAGACTCAGTCGTGCTCATTTCTATAATTTATCGATGacgatatttgataaaaattcacacCTAAAAGACGGAGGAGCAGCAAAAAACAACTCAAACGAGAAtgagaacgagaaaaaatatacacaaaggaatttgttgttgtcgtcgtgtaTGGGTTTTGTGTGCGACGCTACGTCGCGGAACAGATGGACAAAATGGCCTTGAATGAGTTTTCCCTTGGAAAATGTCACATTTTCGCATGCACTTACCTTTGTACAATTGTGTGATGTATTGTGCCGAGTCCTGGAAATATGTCCAAATGCTCTTGATTGACTGCTCCTTCTCCTTGTCCAAACGAGACCTGGCGATTTCATAATCGTCATCTACGTTCTGCAGAAATTCTTCCTCGTGATTCGTCAGCCATGCTGAATCCTCGTCGTTATTCACTTGCATTGCTCGATACACTCGCgatttttagtgttttttgcacaatatttcacaattttccgtGTGAAAAGGTGGATTTTCCTCTCGGACCTTTTGTCGTCTTGCTCGCTTCAACGACCAGATGTTCCGGATTTCGGAAGAATGTCCTTTTCAAAAATCGCCACCAGCTAATTCATGAAACGATTGGATTAGCTTGAGGCAATtcgttatcaatttcattcgtctcaattgAATTGAGCTGATTGAATTAGCATggtgtaatttttcatcaatttcattcgtctcatcgAATTTGATGCGCGCGACTGGTAATTTGTAacaatttgacttaattttcacattttccatttgaataaatttaatattttcattatattttaatttctaaaataaaatgataaaataggtatttttaacttttatttattttattatcgatCCATCCAggcatttaacattttttttttaacttgaacttaaaattgaagaaaaatcaaacttgaaataaaaaaggattgtattttatattctaactttttttcaatcaaaaaatttccccgttaatgaatttttaattttcttcatgaattatttcgattttggttgaaaaaattaaaacaaataaatttttccccaaagtcaactgtatttttttaaagttcttaattaaaaagtaataaattttatttcaaaattacagATGGTAAATCAAGAACCAAAAAtcactgtcaaaattttctctttactTACATTCAAAATGAAATCTGAACAAAGagtaatgagaatttttatttctaaaaatttttgccatatACCTTCACTtagttatgagaaaaatttatcgctatattaaataaatattcggaaaaataatgttcaaaCTACAAAAATGTAAGCGGTAcacataattttattgctcAAGCTATAATCTTTCAGATTAGTTTTAGTATTAAATACATATTGCATGTtatattcaattcaattcacttTTCCTTGATGAACAATGGTAGGACAACAAGTGGTTCACTTGTCTTTGGATTGTCAGAATACAAAGTCCATGTCCGATTAACACAATCGAAAATTCCTtaagaaaaaacataaaatttaatccaaatttaaaaaagaaatagtcCAATCCACCACTTACCAACAcaaatagttttaataaaagcaTCAGGTTCGTCTCTAAAAACGCGATGTCCTGTCGAACTTGTATCCCCGAGCATTTGAATGACATCATTACGCGTCTTTGGAGCATCGAAAGATTTTGTAAATGTAACCATGCGATCGTTACTCGATTCCACGATCATTCCGCCAACTTCTTCCACCGGAAGTCTGAGATACTTGTTACAATGCAATATAAATTCACCAGGA is part of the Culicoides brevitarsis isolate CSIRO-B50_1 chromosome 3, AGI_CSIRO_Cbre_v1, whole genome shotgun sequence genome and harbors:
- the LOC134834331 gene encoding uncharacterized protein LOC134834331, yielding MQVNNDEDSAWLTNHEEEFLQNVDDDYEIARSRLDKEKEQSIKSIWTYFQDSAQYITQLYKDRQLTNEPTASCWLPFQTAAGTVTKLYKESCDGMKRSNDLAIQVGYQRRNKEIAEWARSKKRRYIRRDDLLAYLAGKPLPSAHHHHHQLNNSSNFSNMQHTTGHNHQVAFMWPPAAPLQQNHSHHHHYNHTGINNNSTRLHQLRLSPKPESHNHSSSNDDKLPICGQQCLQNNATENSQSVANGESADLHTFKEALALRSRARPELYAFVAGEIARHCKRPASPLDVNMDSPNLNTKRPRYTYE